In the Helianthus annuus cultivar XRQ/B chromosome 11, HanXRQr2.0-SUNRISE, whole genome shotgun sequence genome, one interval contains:
- the LOC110888285 gene encoding extensin-like, giving the protein MPPLPTSRRHPPPPSPPPTRHYCYPLPSPSPPITIEALHCRRYHCYSPPLPSSSPPPPTPNAIATHQSPTPSTAFAATHSPLLPLTAASIATNHHRSPPLSSLSPPLATTTTIVAAINHH; this is encoded by the coding sequence ATGCCACCGCTACCCACCAGTCGCCGACACCCTCCACCGCCTtcgccgccacccactcgccactaTTGCTACCCACTGCCGTCTCCATCGCCACCAATCACCATAGAAGCCCTCCATTGTCGTCGCTATCACTGCTACTCGCCACCACTACCATCGTCGTCGCCGCCACCACCGACGCCCAATGCCATCGCTACCCACCAGTCGCCGACACCCTCCACCGCTTtcgccgccacccactcgcctCTGTTGCCACTCACTGCTGCCTCCATCGCCACCAATCACCATAGAAGCCCTCCATTGTCGTCGCTATCACCGCCACTCGCCACCACCACTACCATCGTCGCCGCCATCAACCACCACTGA